One Dermacentor andersoni chromosome 6, qqDerAnde1_hic_scaffold, whole genome shotgun sequence genomic window carries:
- the LOC140219005 gene encoding uncharacterized protein, which translates to MPKNQNTLACYLDKKTRTTQDVHFSAPSQLPKVTQTQATSGTRLYHCSAAEIAFTSGFATAVSQHVGDNAYEIIGPDHESPQGANNISVAEVSPVPLGRYHDR; encoded by the exons atgccaaaaaatcaaaatacattggcatgttatttggacaagaaaacta ggacaacccaggacgtgcatttctcagcacccagtcaactgccgaaagtgactcaaacacaggccacca gtggaactcggctgtaccactgcagtgctgcggaaattgccttcaccagcggctttgcaacagctgtttcgcagcatgtcg gagacaatgcctacgaaatcattggccctgatcatgagagccctcaaggggcaaacaacatctctgttgcagaagtgagcccggtaCCACTTGGacgttaccatgacagatga